From Paraburkholderia sabiae, a single genomic window includes:
- the fdhF gene encoding formate dehydrogenase subunit alpha, whose translation MSDPITFKSGGCGSGNCACKAGALRNERGPLDDTDYGTPLRHSDVDVTLEIDGQMISVPAGTSVMRAAAEAGVNIPKLCATDSLEPFGSCRLCLVEIEGRRGYPASCTTPVEAGMKVRTQTDRLQGLRRNVMELYISDHPLDCLTCPANGNCELQDMAGVTGLREVRYGYDGENHLKDQKDESNPYFTYDPSKCIVCNRCVRACEETQGTFALTITGRGFESRVAASESQPFMESECVSCGACVAACPTATLSEKSIVMMGQGEHSVVTTCAYCGVGCSFKAEMKGNTVVRMVPHKNGQANEGHACVKGRFAWGYATHKDRIKKPMIRAKITDPWREVSWEEALSYAASEFRRIQDKYGRDSIGGITSSRCTNEETYLVQKLVRAAFGNNNVDTCARVCHSPTGYGLKTTLGESAGTQTFASVDKSDVIIVIGANPTDGHPVFGSRLKRRVRGGAKLIVIDPRRIDIVDTAHVKAEHHLQLRPGTNVAMVTSLAHVIVSEGLLNEQFIAERCEDRAFQHWRDFVALPENSPEMMESVTGVPAQQVREAARLYATGGNAAIYYGLGVTEHAQGSTTVMGIANLAMATGNIGREGVGVNPLRGQNNVQGSCDMGSFPHELPGYRHISDTVTRTLFEGEWGVTLQPEPGLRIPNMFDAALHGTFMGLYCQGEDIVQSDPNTQHVGAALSSMECIVVQDIFLNETAKYAHVLLPGSTFLEKDGTFTNAERRISRVRKVMPPMPGYSDWEVTILLARALGYEMNYTHPSQIMDEIARLTPTFHGVSYEKLDKLGSIQWPCNEHAPEGTPTMHIDEFVRGKGKFVITKYVATPEKVNQKFPLILTTGRILSQYNVGAQTRRTENSRWHEEDRLEIHPHDAEDRGIKDDDWVGIESRAGYTVLRAKVADRMQPGVVYTTFHFPESGANVITTDSSDWATNCPEYKVTAVQVMPVEQPSQWQKDYSRFNDEQLEHLSKREMATTSGK comes from the coding sequence ATGTCCGATCCGATCACTTTCAAATCCGGCGGCTGCGGCTCCGGCAACTGTGCCTGCAAGGCAGGCGCGCTGCGCAACGAGCGCGGTCCGCTCGACGATACCGACTACGGCACGCCGCTGCGTCATTCCGACGTCGACGTGACGCTCGAAATCGACGGCCAGATGATCTCCGTTCCGGCGGGCACGTCGGTGATGCGCGCCGCCGCCGAAGCCGGCGTCAACATTCCGAAGCTGTGCGCCACCGATTCGCTCGAACCGTTCGGCTCGTGCCGTCTGTGTCTCGTCGAAATCGAAGGCCGCCGCGGTTATCCCGCGTCGTGCACGACGCCCGTCGAAGCGGGCATGAAGGTGCGCACGCAGACCGACCGTCTGCAAGGCCTGCGCCGCAACGTGATGGAGCTGTATATCTCCGATCACCCGCTCGACTGCCTGACCTGCCCCGCCAACGGCAACTGCGAACTGCAGGACATGGCGGGCGTGACGGGCCTGCGCGAAGTGCGCTACGGCTACGACGGCGAGAATCACCTGAAGGACCAGAAGGACGAGTCGAACCCGTACTTCACGTACGACCCGTCGAAGTGCATCGTCTGCAACCGCTGCGTGCGCGCCTGTGAAGAAACGCAAGGCACGTTCGCGCTGACCATTACGGGCCGCGGCTTCGAATCGCGCGTCGCCGCGAGCGAAAGCCAGCCGTTCATGGAATCGGAATGCGTGTCGTGCGGCGCGTGCGTCGCGGCATGCCCGACGGCGACGCTCTCCGAAAAGAGCATCGTGATGATGGGCCAGGGCGAGCACTCCGTCGTGACGACCTGTGCGTACTGCGGCGTCGGCTGCTCGTTCAAGGCCGAGATGAAGGGCAACACGGTCGTGCGGATGGTGCCGCACAAGAACGGCCAGGCCAACGAAGGCCACGCCTGCGTGAAGGGCCGTTTCGCATGGGGCTACGCGACGCACAAGGACCGCATCAAGAAGCCGATGATCCGCGCGAAGATCACCGATCCGTGGCGCGAAGTGAGCTGGGAAGAAGCGCTCAGCTACGCGGCATCGGAATTCCGCCGCATTCAGGACAAGTACGGCCGCGATTCGATCGGCGGCATCACGTCGTCGCGCTGCACGAACGAAGAAACGTATCTGGTGCAGAAGCTCGTGCGCGCCGCGTTCGGCAACAACAACGTCGACACCTGCGCCCGCGTTTGCCACTCGCCGACGGGCTACGGTCTGAAGACGACGCTCGGCGAATCGGCGGGTACGCAGACCTTCGCTTCCGTCGATAAATCCGACGTCATCATCGTGATCGGCGCGAATCCGACGGACGGCCACCCGGTGTTCGGCTCGCGTCTGAAGCGCCGCGTCCGTGGCGGCGCCAAGCTGATCGTGATCGATCCGCGCCGCATCGATATCGTCGATACGGCGCACGTGAAGGCCGAACATCATCTGCAACTGCGTCCGGGCACGAACGTCGCGATGGTCACGTCGCTTGCGCACGTGATCGTGTCGGAAGGCCTGCTCAACGAACAGTTCATCGCCGAGCGCTGCGAAGACCGCGCGTTCCAGCACTGGCGCGATTTCGTCGCGCTGCCGGAAAACTCGCCGGAAATGATGGAAAGCGTGACGGGCGTGCCGGCGCAGCAGGTGCGTGAAGCCGCGCGTCTCTACGCGACGGGCGGCAACGCGGCGATCTACTACGGCCTCGGCGTGACGGAACACGCTCAAGGCTCGACGACCGTGATGGGCATCGCGAACCTCGCGATGGCGACGGGCAACATCGGCCGCGAAGGCGTCGGTGTGAATCCGCTGCGCGGTCAGAACAACGTGCAGGGTTCGTGCGACATGGGCTCGTTCCCGCACGAACTGCCGGGCTATCGCCATATCAGCGACACCGTCACGCGCACGCTGTTCGAAGGCGAATGGGGCGTGACGCTGCAGCCGGAACCGGGCCTGCGCATTCCGAACATGTTCGACGCTGCGCTGCACGGCACCTTCATGGGCCTGTACTGCCAGGGCGAAGACATCGTGCAGTCCGACCCGAACACGCAGCATGTGGGCGCGGCGCTGTCGTCGATGGAATGTATCGTCGTGCAGGACATCTTCCTGAACGAAACCGCGAAGTACGCACACGTGCTGCTGCCGGGTTCGACCTTCCTCGAAAAGGACGGCACGTTCACGAACGCCGAGCGCCGCATCTCGCGCGTGCGCAAGGTGATGCCGCCGATGCCCGGCTACTCGGACTGGGAAGTGACGATCCTGCTCGCCCGCGCGCTCGGCTACGAGATGAACTACACGCATCCGTCGCAGATCATGGACGAAATCGCGCGACTCACGCCGACGTTCCATGGCGTGTCGTACGAGAAGCTCGACAAGCTGGGCAGCATCCAGTGGCCGTGTAACGAACATGCGCCGGAAGGCACGCCGACGATGCACATCGACGAGTTCGTGCGCGGCAAGGGCAAGTTCGTGATCACGAAGTACGTCGCGACGCCGGAAAAGGTCAACCAGAAGTTCCCGCTGATCCTGACCACGGGCCGTATCCTGTCGCAGTACAACGTCGGCGCGCAGACGCGTCGCACAGAGAACTCGCGCTGGCACGAGGAAGATCGTCTGGAGATCCATCCACACGACGCCGAAGATCGCGGCATCAAGGACGACGACTGGGTCGGCATCGAATCGCGCGCGGGCTACACCGTGCTGCGCGCGAAGGTGGCGGACCGGATGCAGCCGGGCGTCGTCTATACGACGTTCCACTTCCCTGAATCGGGCGCGAACGTGATCACCACGGACAGCTCCGACTGGGCGACGAACTGCCCCGAGTACAAGGTCACGGCCGTGCAGGTGATGCCCGTCGAGCAGCCGTCGCAATGGCAGAAGGACTACTCGCGCTTCAACGACGAGCAGCTCGAGCATCTGAGCAAGCGCGAAATGGCCACCACGTCAGGTAAATAA
- a CDS encoding substrate-binding domain-containing protein has protein sequence MIRIECQAQLIVRDSNGQTSSLTDAVPLLALVDQTGSIAQAAALKGLSYRHAWGLLRAIETQLGGALIEKERGRGSALSELGQAVLRAQRLCGERLDGNMQALASEVASDLNRWLAPPADDVRIHASHGYAVAALVTALVADQVPLDIKYRDSAEAITALARGECDLAGFHLPRGEFRAACADKYRQWLDPQRHVLVHLTRRKQGLFLAKGNPKVIGGLTDLARDDIRFVNRQHGSGTRMLIDLALRRVGVDPDRVNGYASTELTHSAIAAFVASGMADVGFGVEPAAHHFGLDFIPIVDEDYYFACDRARLEREPLTTVMSVLRGNAFRQSVAHLEGYDPGDCGKLLELEQGLEGGDSV, from the coding sequence ATGATTCGAATTGAATGCCAGGCGCAGCTGATTGTGCGGGACAGCAATGGCCAAACGTCCAGCCTGACTGACGCCGTGCCGTTGCTGGCCCTCGTCGACCAGACGGGAAGCATCGCGCAGGCCGCTGCGCTTAAGGGTTTGTCCTACCGCCATGCATGGGGTTTGTTGCGCGCCATCGAGACTCAACTGGGCGGCGCGCTAATAGAAAAGGAACGCGGACGCGGTTCTGCGCTCTCCGAACTGGGGCAAGCCGTGTTGCGCGCGCAACGACTTTGCGGGGAGCGTCTGGACGGCAACATGCAGGCTTTGGCGAGCGAAGTGGCGAGCGATCTGAACCGCTGGCTCGCACCGCCGGCCGACGACGTGCGCATCCACGCCTCGCACGGTTACGCCGTGGCCGCGCTGGTGACGGCACTCGTCGCCGACCAGGTCCCGCTCGACATCAAATACCGCGACAGCGCCGAAGCGATCACGGCGCTTGCGCGCGGCGAGTGCGACCTCGCCGGTTTCCATTTGCCGCGCGGCGAGTTTCGCGCGGCGTGCGCGGACAAGTATCGTCAGTGGCTCGATCCGCAACGTCATGTGCTCGTGCATCTGACGCGCCGCAAACAGGGGCTTTTTCTCGCGAAGGGCAATCCGAAGGTCATCGGCGGATTGACCGATCTTGCGCGCGACGATATCCGCTTCGTCAACCGGCAGCATGGTTCCGGCACGCGCATGCTGATCGATCTGGCGCTGCGGCGCGTCGGCGTCGATCCGGATCGTGTGAACGGTTATGCATCGACGGAACTGACGCACTCGGCCATCGCCGCTTTCGTTGCTAGCGGCATGGCCGATGTCGGCTTCGGAGTGGAGCCGGCCGCGCATCACTTCGGGCTCGATTTCATTCCGATCGTCGACGAGGACTATTACTTTGCGTGCGATCGCGCGCGCCTCGAACGCGAGCCGCTCACGACGGTGATGTCGGTGCTGCGCGGCAATGCATTCCGGCAGAGCGTCGCGCATCTCGAAGGCTACGATCCCGGCGACTGCGGCAAGCTGCTTGAGCTGGAGCAGGGGCTGGAAGGTGGCGACAGCGTCTGA
- a CDS encoding glycosyltransferase family 4 protein, with protein MKILLTNFHNGRGGGHDTYVVSIARGLAARHDVVVGAPKTSRLLQHASAVSDIRALPMEFPAKLKELGRFVGAIRELRALLKRERFDVVHVNGSPDHRLVMLATMFASFKRPYFVFTKHNTIRVKRDFMTKLKARRATHHVIAVSNPAAKLLEGSVYADCGMSVIPNGVDIGFYSPVENALAARKRDALLGAAHAGKLVVGTITGFDWYKGTMDMVAAVAALPDELRKQVVLVVVGTEPNDEQRQAIESLNMSEHLLITGFTEDVRDYIAAFDVGFIVSYAIESISFACREMMSMGRPVLVTRYASLPDNVDDGVDGWVVEPRDTQAMTERLRTMLANRNRLPAMGQSARTKAEREFCNSKFIRETEEVYGRAAA; from the coding sequence ATGAAAATACTACTGACCAACTTCCATAACGGTCGTGGAGGCGGTCACGACACGTATGTCGTTTCGATCGCGCGCGGTCTCGCCGCGCGTCATGACGTCGTCGTCGGCGCGCCGAAGACCAGCCGCCTTTTGCAGCATGCGAGCGCGGTCTCCGATATCCGCGCGCTGCCGATGGAATTTCCCGCCAAGCTGAAAGAGCTGGGTCGCTTTGTCGGCGCGATCCGGGAATTGCGCGCGCTGCTCAAGCGCGAGCGTTTCGACGTGGTCCATGTGAACGGCTCGCCCGATCACCGGCTGGTGATGCTGGCGACGATGTTCGCTTCGTTCAAGCGTCCGTATTTCGTGTTCACGAAGCACAACACGATCCGCGTCAAGCGCGACTTCATGACAAAGCTCAAGGCGCGGCGCGCGACGCATCATGTGATTGCCGTGTCGAATCCCGCGGCGAAGCTGCTGGAAGGCTCGGTGTACGCGGATTGCGGGATGTCGGTGATCCCGAATGGCGTGGACATCGGCTTTTACTCGCCCGTCGAAAACGCGCTCGCCGCGCGCAAACGCGACGCGCTGTTAGGCGCCGCGCATGCGGGCAAGCTCGTGGTCGGCACGATCACCGGCTTCGACTGGTACAAGGGAACGATGGACATGGTCGCCGCCGTCGCCGCGTTGCCCGACGAATTGCGCAAGCAGGTCGTGCTCGTGGTAGTCGGCACGGAGCCGAATGACGAGCAGCGTCAGGCGATCGAATCGCTGAACATGAGCGAGCATCTGCTGATCACGGGTTTCACGGAAGACGTTCGCGACTATATCGCGGCATTCGACGTCGGCTTTATCGTGTCGTACGCGATCGAGAGCATTTCGTTCGCGTGCCGCGAGATGATGTCGATGGGGCGGCCCGTGCTCGTCACGCGCTACGCGAGCTTGCCGGACAACGTCGACGATGGCGTCGACGGCTGGGTCGTCGAGCCGCGCGACACGCAAGCGATGACCGAGCGGCTGCGCACGATGCTCGCGAACCGCAATCGCCTTCCTGCAATGGGGCAAAGCGCGCGCACGAAAGCCGAGCGCGAGTTCTGCAACAGCAAGTTCATTCGGGAAACGGAAGAGGTGTACGGGCGCGCTGCAGCGTGA
- a CDS encoding NAD(P)H-dependent oxidoreductase subunit E translates to MSLVALLHAIQDDVGFVPPETVAPLARTMNLSRAEVHGVITYYHHFRQSPAAPVTVQLCRAEACRSMGTEALAQHIEARTGCRFDAHKHGDAHDHTHDHACDGAVGLESVYCLGQCALSPAMMINGELHAKVTPQKFDALLAAAMKRVEETV, encoded by the coding sequence ATGTCGCTGGTTGCCCTACTGCACGCCATTCAGGACGACGTCGGCTTCGTGCCGCCCGAAACCGTCGCCCCGCTTGCGCGAACGATGAACCTGTCACGGGCGGAAGTCCACGGCGTCATCACTTATTACCATCACTTCCGTCAGTCGCCCGCTGCGCCTGTCACGGTGCAGCTGTGCCGCGCGGAAGCATGCCGCAGCATGGGCACGGAAGCGCTCGCGCAACATATCGAAGCGCGCACGGGTTGCCGCTTCGATGCCCATAAGCACGGCGATGCACACGACCACACGCACGATCACGCATGCGACGGCGCTGTCGGTCTCGAATCGGTGTATTGCCTCGGTCAGTGCGCGCTGTCGCCGGCCATGATGATCAACGGCGAGCTGCACGCCAAAGTGACGCCGCAAAAATTCGACGCACTGCTTGCGGCCGCGATGAAACGCGTGGAGGAAACGGTATGA
- a CDS encoding FAD-dependent monooxygenase: MTGASFDVPPVLIVGAGPTGLAAAMSLARAHVPVRLIDKALQPDPHSRAIGIQARTLELLEQHRIVDQFLELGHRARTANLYSNGHRLARLDFDPLQTRYPYLLFLEQSVTERLLTEHLASFGVLVERGVELTMFAQGSAGINATLQRADGHIETLHPSYMIAADGAHSAIRHRLGMSFAGKTFEQTFLLADLEADTGWSDDEFHIFASGSGLAALFPMGKGRQRLIADHPAMPAGGPPGGDQTGGDPLQLTEIPSPTLEECRLLAKSRIHHPIDISGLNWSSYFHLNSRMVEQLRAQRVFLAGDAAHVHSPAGAQGMNTGIQEAFNLGWKIARVLRGDAPERLLDTYHLERHPIERDVLRQTSFVTQMAEADHGPLKLLRERVMPVLAALGPLRDAARLTVSELAIQYRRSPLTLERVLDGGPRAGERAPDALVHVVDGPLGRAPGIGCIFDLHDPAFFSLFLLVDPPEEAASGNGKLLGLGRKPVRSADLDRFVSAVEGLLPGAVRVWRVSDANGEGGGPSLSESFGRTRPSFYLVRPDGYVCARGRPGTDLNGLLRHCEAWFAKNASPEPPTPAP; this comes from the coding sequence ATGACGGGTGCTTCCTTCGACGTACCGCCCGTGCTGATCGTCGGCGCGGGGCCGACGGGGCTGGCGGCAGCCATGAGTCTTGCGCGCGCGCACGTGCCCGTGCGTCTCATCGACAAGGCGCTGCAACCGGATCCGCACTCGCGCGCGATCGGCATTCAGGCGCGCACGCTCGAACTGCTGGAACAGCACCGGATCGTCGATCAGTTTCTGGAACTGGGGCATCGGGCGCGCACCGCGAATCTGTATTCGAACGGACATCGGCTTGCGCGCCTCGACTTCGATCCGTTGCAGACGCGCTATCCGTATCTGCTGTTTCTCGAGCAGTCCGTCACCGAGCGTCTGCTGACCGAGCATCTGGCCAGCTTCGGCGTGCTCGTCGAACGCGGCGTCGAGCTGACGATGTTCGCGCAAGGTTCGGCCGGTATCAACGCGACGCTGCAGCGCGCGGACGGCCATATCGAAACGCTGCATCCGTCGTACATGATCGCCGCCGACGGCGCGCACAGCGCGATCCGCCACCGGCTCGGCATGAGCTTCGCGGGCAAGACGTTCGAGCAGACCTTCCTGCTCGCCGACCTCGAAGCCGACACCGGCTGGTCCGACGATGAATTCCATATCTTCGCGTCGGGCTCGGGGCTCGCGGCGCTGTTTCCAATGGGCAAGGGCAGGCAGCGGCTGATCGCCGATCATCCCGCGATGCCGGCGGGCGGGCCGCCCGGGGGCGATCAGACGGGCGGCGATCCACTGCAGCTCACGGAGATTCCCTCACCGACGCTCGAAGAATGCCGTCTGCTGGCGAAGAGCCGCATCCACCATCCCATCGACATCAGCGGCCTGAACTGGTCGAGCTATTTCCATCTGAATAGCCGGATGGTCGAGCAGTTGCGCGCACAGCGCGTGTTCCTCGCGGGCGACGCTGCGCACGTGCACAGTCCCGCAGGCGCGCAGGGCATGAATACGGGCATTCAGGAGGCGTTCAATCTGGGCTGGAAAATTGCCCGCGTGCTGCGGGGCGATGCGCCCGAGCGGCTGCTCGACACATATCACCTCGAACGTCATCCGATCGAGCGCGACGTGCTGCGCCAAACCAGCTTTGTCACGCAGATGGCGGAAGCGGATCACGGTCCGCTCAAGCTGCTGCGCGAGCGCGTGATGCCCGTCCTCGCCGCGCTCGGGCCGCTGCGCGATGCCGCGCGGCTGACGGTCAGCGAACTGGCGATTCAATACCGGCGCTCGCCGTTGACGCTCGAACGCGTGCTCGACGGCGGTCCGCGCGCGGGCGAACGTGCGCCCGATGCGCTCGTGCATGTGGTCGACGGTCCGCTCGGGCGCGCGCCCGGCATCGGCTGCATTTTCGATCTGCACGATCCCGCGTTCTTCTCGCTGTTTCTGCTCGTCGATCCGCCGGAGGAAGCCGCCTCGGGCAACGGCAAATTGCTTGGCCTCGGGCGCAAACCCGTGCGTTCCGCCGATCTCGACCGCTTCGTCTCGGCCGTCGAAGGCCTGTTGCCGGGCGCGGTGCGTGTGTGGCGCGTGTCGGATGCGAACGGCGAGGGCGGCGGGCCGTCGCTCAGCGAATCGTTCGGCCGTACGCGGCCTTCGTTTTATCTGGTGCGGCCCGACGGCTATGTGTGTGCAAGAGGACGGCCGGGCACCGATCTGAATGGATTGCTGCGCCATTGCGAAGCGTGGTTCGCAAAGAACGCGTCGCCGGAGCCGCCGACACCCGCGCCTTGA
- a CDS encoding cation diffusion facilitator family transporter encodes MKYTAHQTDGATAQHQPKPDAHVHTDACAHADHDHSHDHDHAHETRGKGAHAHGHAGHAGHAHGHGHHHHAPTAGHGRAFAIAVALNVAIVVVQAIYGVLANSTALLADAGHNLSDVLGLLLAWGATWLATRRPSARYTFGLGGSSILASLLNAGLLLFACGVIVAEAVGRLFHPAPVAGLDVFIVAVVGMVVNGFSAWLFMRGSEGDLNIRGAFLHMLADAAVSAAVAVSGLVILFSGWTWLDPVMSIIVVAVIVYGTWGLLRDSISLALNGVPPGVDVQKIREYLAAQPGVTDVHDLHVWALSTTGNALSAHLVIPAGHPGDRMIDGIVGTLRAEFDMHHATLQVDMGTTQHRCSLDSAPHAH; translated from the coding sequence ATGAAATACACTGCCCATCAGACCGACGGCGCTACTGCGCAGCATCAGCCGAAGCCCGATGCACATGTGCACACCGACGCATGCGCTCACGCAGATCACGACCACTCACATGACCACGACCACGCGCACGAAACGCGCGGCAAGGGCGCACACGCGCATGGTCATGCGGGTCATGCGGGTCATGCGCATGGCCACGGACATCATCACCACGCGCCCACCGCCGGACACGGCCGTGCGTTCGCGATCGCCGTCGCGCTGAACGTCGCGATCGTCGTCGTGCAAGCGATTTACGGCGTGCTCGCCAACTCGACGGCCCTGCTCGCCGACGCCGGCCACAATCTGTCCGACGTGCTCGGCTTGTTGCTCGCTTGGGGCGCGACATGGCTCGCGACGCGCCGGCCGTCCGCGCGCTACACGTTCGGCCTCGGCGGTTCGTCTATTCTCGCGAGCCTGCTGAACGCGGGGCTGCTGCTGTTCGCGTGCGGCGTGATCGTCGCGGAAGCGGTGGGACGCCTGTTCCATCCCGCGCCCGTCGCGGGGCTCGACGTGTTCATCGTTGCCGTCGTCGGCATGGTGGTGAACGGCTTCTCGGCGTGGCTCTTCATGCGCGGCTCGGAGGGCGACCTGAACATCCGCGGCGCCTTCCTCCATATGCTCGCCGACGCCGCCGTGTCGGCTGCCGTCGCCGTCAGCGGCCTCGTCATTCTCTTTAGCGGCTGGACGTGGCTCGACCCGGTGATGAGCATCATCGTGGTCGCGGTGATCGTCTACGGCACGTGGGGCTTGCTGCGCGATTCGATCAGCCTCGCGCTCAACGGCGTGCCGCCCGGCGTCGATGTGCAGAAGATCCGCGAATACCTCGCCGCGCAGCCGGGCGTCACCGATGTGCACGACCTGCACGTCTGGGCGCTGTCGACGACGGGCAACGCGCTGTCCGCGCATCTCGTGATTCCGGCCGGTCATCCGGGCGACCGGATGATCGACGGCATCGTCGGCACGCTGCGCGCGGAGTTCGACATGCATCACGCGACATTGCAGGTCGACATGGGCACGACGCAGCATCGCTGTTCGCTGGATAGCGCGCCGCACGCGCATTAA
- a CDS encoding formate dehydrogenase beta subunit yields the protein MTRIYVPRDSSALALGADALATAIVDEAKARGIEVELVRNGSRGLLYLEPLIEVETPAGRIGYANVEAEDIKPLFDAGFVEGNAHAKQVGVVDEIPYLKKQQRLTFARIGITDPLSTDDYIANGGIVGLYNALAMTGDAAVEALIESGLRGRGGAAFPAGIKWRTVRAAKADQKYIVCNADEGDSGTFSDRLVMESDPFVLIEGMIIAGIVTGATVGHIYVRSEYPHSIATLEAAIVKARAAGWLGDSVLGSEHRFELFVAKGAGAYVCGEETALLESLEGKRGIVRAKPPLPALEGLFGKPTVINNVITLATVPIIFAKGAAFYKDFGMGRSRGTLPFQIAGNVKQGGLVELAFGCTLRELMFDYGGGTASGRPARAVQVGGPLGTYLPESQWDIPLDYEEYAKVGAVVGHGGLVIHDDTSNLADLAQYAMHFCALESCGKCTPCRIGSTRGVEVIQRIRNGDTSTKQVQLLRDLCDTMVSGSLCAMGGMTPFPVVSALDHFPEDFGLVAATPKQAA from the coding sequence ATGACGCGCATCTACGTTCCCCGCGACTCTTCGGCGCTGGCGCTCGGCGCCGACGCGCTGGCCACCGCTATCGTCGATGAAGCGAAAGCGCGCGGCATCGAAGTCGAACTCGTGCGCAACGGCTCGCGCGGTTTGCTGTATCTCGAACCGCTGATCGAGGTCGAAACGCCCGCAGGCCGCATCGGCTATGCGAACGTCGAAGCCGAAGACATCAAGCCGCTGTTCGACGCCGGTTTCGTCGAAGGCAACGCGCACGCGAAGCAGGTCGGCGTCGTCGACGAGATTCCGTATCTGAAGAAGCAGCAGCGTCTGACGTTCGCGCGCATCGGCATTACCGATCCGCTGTCGACGGACGACTACATCGCCAATGGCGGCATCGTCGGCCTGTACAACGCGCTCGCGATGACGGGCGACGCAGCCGTCGAAGCGCTGATCGAATCCGGCCTGCGCGGCCGCGGCGGCGCAGCGTTCCCGGCCGGCATCAAGTGGCGCACGGTGCGCGCCGCGAAGGCCGATCAGAAGTACATCGTCTGCAACGCCGACGAAGGCGACTCGGGCACGTTCTCCGACCGCCTCGTGATGGAAAGCGATCCGTTCGTGCTGATCGAAGGGATGATCATCGCGGGCATCGTGACGGGCGCAACGGTCGGTCATATCTATGTGCGCAGCGAGTATCCGCATTCGATCGCGACGCTCGAAGCAGCCATCGTCAAGGCGCGCGCCGCCGGCTGGCTCGGCGACAGCGTGCTCGGCTCGGAGCATCGCTTCGAACTGTTCGTCGCGAAGGGCGCGGGCGCGTATGTGTGCGGCGAGGAAACGGCGCTGCTCGAATCGCTCGAAGGCAAGCGCGGCATCGTGCGCGCGAAGCCGCCGCTGCCGGCGCTCGAAGGTCTGTTCGGCAAGCCGACCGTGATCAACAACGTCATCACGCTGGCGACGGTGCCGATCATCTTCGCGAAGGGTGCCGCGTTCTACAAGGACTTCGGCATGGGCCGCTCGCGCGGCACGCTGCCCTTCCAGATCGCGGGCAACGTCAAGCAAGGCGGTCTCGTCGAACTCGCGTTCGGCTGCACGCTGCGCGAACTGATGTTCGACTACGGCGGCGGCACGGCAAGCGGCCGTCCGGCGCGCGCAGTGCAGGTCGGCGGCCCGCTCGGCACGTATCTGCCCGAAAGCCAGTGGGACATCCCGCTCGACTACGAGGAATACGCGAAGGTCGGCGCGGTCGTCGGTCACGGCGGTCTCGTGATTCACGACGACACGTCGAATCTCGCCGACCTCGCGCAATACGCGATGCACTTCTGCGCGCTCGAATCGTGCGGCAAGTGCACGCCGTGCCGGATCGGCTCGACGCGCGGCGTCGAAGTGATCCAGCGCATCCGTAACGGCGACACGTCGACGAAGCAGGTGCAACTGCTGCGCGACCTGTGCGACACGATGGTGTCCGGTTCGCTGTGCGCGATGGGCGGCATGACGCCGTTCCCGGTCGTCTCCGCGCTCGACCATTTCCCCGAAGATTTCGGCCTCGTGGCCGCCACGCCGAAACAAGCGGCCTGA
- a CDS encoding COG4315 family predicted lipoprotein, producing MRKTLLLIAALAVQQVAFAAPPKASDGHFVDAEGRTLYTFDKDTTPGKSACTGGCAAAWPAAAADASDKPSGDWTTIDGADGQKQWAYKGKPLYRFAKDEKPGDMKGDGFKDVWHAAKP from the coding sequence ATGCGCAAGACTCTTCTCCTCATCGCCGCGCTCGCCGTTCAACAGGTCGCGTTCGCCGCGCCGCCGAAAGCCTCTGATGGCCATTTCGTCGACGCAGAAGGACGCACGCTCTACACCTTCGACAAGGACACGACTCCGGGCAAAAGCGCCTGCACGGGCGGATGCGCCGCGGCATGGCCCGCCGCAGCTGCCGACGCCAGCGACAAACCATCGGGCGACTGGACCACGATCGATGGCGCCGACGGACAGAAGCAATGGGCGTACAAAGGCAAGCCGCTCTATCGCTTCGCGAAGGACGAGAAGCCGGGCGACATGAAGGGAGATGGATTCAAGGACGTGTGGCACGCGGCCAAGCCGTAA
- a CDS encoding formate dehydrogenase subunit delta, which translates to MDAHNLVDMANRIGDFFESMPDRDEAIDNIADHIRRFWEPRMRRSILATLHTNPEGVELELHEMVREALIRHREDLTPKEPAAA; encoded by the coding sequence ATGGACGCACATAACCTGGTCGACATGGCGAACCGCATCGGCGATTTTTTCGAGTCGATGCCGGATCGCGACGAAGCGATCGACAACATTGCGGATCACATCCGCCGCTTCTGGGAACCGCGCATGCGCCGCTCGATTCTGGCGACGCTGCACACGAACCCCGAAGGCGTCGAGCTTGAATTGCACGAGATGGTCCGCGAGGCGCTTATCAGGCATCGCGAGGATCTGACGCCGAAGGAACCCGCGGCGGCATAG